The Deinococcus betulae genome segment CCCTCACCGACGCCGAGTCGCGCGCCTTTGTGCGCTTCTTCTATTCCGGGGCCAATAAGGCCCGGCTGGACAACCAGAGCCGCGTCTCGGTGCCGCAGACCCTCAGGGGCTTTGCCGCCCTGGAGAGCGAGGTCATCGTGGCGGGCGCGCCAGGCCGCCTGGAACTGTGGAGTCCGCCGCGCTGGGACGCGGCCATTGGCGCCGTCCAGAACAACCCACCCAAACCTGACCTTCTGGCAAATTTTGTGGCCTAACCATGACTGACAAGCTGTCTCCTGACCCTGATTCCACCCAGAGCCCGGCTCTGTCTGAACTCGCCTCCACGCCGCCTCTCTCGCACGTACCCGTGCTCGCTGCCGAGGTTCTGGAAGCGCTCCAACCAGCCCCAGGGAAGGTCTTTGTAGACGGCACACTGGGCGGCGCTGGTCATACGGGCCTGCTGCTGGCCGCAGGCGCCTCGGTATACGGCATCGACCAGGACCCCTACGCGCTGGAACGTGCCCGCGCTGCCCAGCCGGAGCGCCTGAGCGTCTTGCAGGGCAACTACCGCGACATGACGGCGCTGCTGGCCGCGCAGGGCGTGACCCAGGTGGACGGCATTTTGCTGGACATCGGCGTCAGCAGTTTTCAGCTGGACGACGCTGGGCGCGGCTTTTCCTA includes the following:
- the mraZ gene encoding division/cell wall cluster transcriptional repressor MraZ, yielding MPFGEYPYTIDDKGRVVMPPAFREFVEDGMILTRGMEGCLYVFPLASWKRVEEQLEGLPLTDAESRAFVRFFYSGANKARLDNQSRVSVPQTLRGFAALESEVIVAGAPGRLELWSPPRWDAAIGAVQNNPPKPDLLANFVA